The genomic region ACTTTGCCGAGGTATATTTTTTTTACTTGGTTCCTATCGAGCTGCGGAGCTTCGGATGGATGCAATGCAATTGAAGTGGTGCTTGCATAAGCTTGCCCACTGACGGTTAACGCGCAAAAGCCTGTTAAAAGTATCCATACTTTCATGATCTTGTCCTTCGGGTCGGTTGTGTAAATAGGCGGCACAAGACCATCGGGATGGACTCGCTATGTCGCTGCACAATAGAGACGCAAGACCGAATGGGTCTATTCACTGGACTTTTCTTAGGCCACTAGACTCGAGAGAGAGCTCTCTCTTTGGTAAACCATCTTATCGATTGCTTTTTTAAAATGGGTGTTGGATTCGTAGAGGGATTTAAACAAATCAGCACCGATGGCAAAGGCTTGAAGAGGACCGTCAGAAACAACGGTAGTGGCGCATGGTGTCTTTCGAACCAATGACATTTCACCAAAAATATCACCCGCACCGAGGGTGCAGACGTCGGTTCCTCTCCATGGGAATCTTTGGTTCAGTACAACGCTCGTGGTGCCTCGGTAAATGATATAGAGGGTGTGCCCCTCTTTTCCCTGTTTGAGAATGGATACTCGCTTCGGTATTTTTAACAAAGAGATACGATTACAGATTTCTTCCAATTCAGATACTGAAATATCCCCAAACAATTTAAGCTTTCGAGCGATATTTCCTAATGCACGCATCGCGGTTGTATCGAGTTCACATTCTTCTACACCCCTGGGGAATGCAGCTGAGTCTAATTCCTGATGAGAAGACGATGAGTGCTCCTTGAACCATTCTGACCAAATCGGTTCAGCGATATTCGTCTCGTTAAGGAGGGCTGCATTTTCGGTACGTCTTTCGAAAGCAATGTGCTCGATATTCTCTTTAAAGAAATGGTTTCGCACCAACAGGGTTTTAAAAAGTTTGTCGGAGAAATAAAGAAGACGAGTATTGGTGTTTGCCTTTACGGTAGCATTGCAGCGCTCGTCGAGAATATGAGACATCTCTCCCGCAATTTCGCCTTGTTCTAGAATTGCTAACTCTTGTAGAGGCCGACCAAATCCGGTTTGCATGGTGACGCGCAGTTGGCCTTCAAGGACAATATAGAAACCCTTGTTGTTTTCACCTTCACGTAAAATCGTATTTCCTGATTTTTCTTGGCGAACTTCCATCATCCGGCAAACAGACTCAATTTCCTGAATGCTCATCATTTTAAAGAGGTCGAGATCTCGCACGATATCAGCTATTTCTCGGTAGTCATCAGCGCTTAATTCGGGTTGGTCCATGGGTACAGGCCCCAGGTGGAATTGAGCGGCTGCAGGAGGCGCATGGTTGAAGGCTACATCATGGCTAACGTCTCTGCGTCTCAGGGCAGCATCACCTAAATGACAGTCTGTTTCAAAATCGGGATGGGATATATGCGATGCCCCTTCTCCAATGACGAGAATTCCGTTGGGAAGGAGCTGTTTCGACATTCTGCTTAACAGATTTTCTACGGATTCATCGGGCATGTAACTTAATGGTTTACGCAACATGATCAGGTCGAACTTACAA from Deltaproteobacteria bacterium harbors:
- a CDS encoding cyclic nucleotide-binding domain-containing protein gives rise to the protein MLLTNPQFDFLQSCVLEQAGVVLPPGCVSQASLRLLPVLREYTLKNFESLISLLHAPATKRKMQIRITEQLIAPQAFFFERYEVFKTLRHQSIPEIMSRKNEDEQNLRVWVPDCRRGQDAYSLSIMFNEAMPSLQKWDVEIWATDPRRQELERARRGKFTAAEISSGIPEHLIKKSFYPYANHYRVQARHRRLVEFYRLGLHDEWSKLCKFDLIMLRKPLSYMPDESVENLLSRMSKQLLPNGILVIGEGASHISHPDFETDCHLGDAALRRRDVSHDVAFNHAPPAAAQFHLGPVPMDQPELSADDYREIADIVRDLDLFKMMSIQEIESVCRMMEVRQEKSGNTILREGENNKGFYIVLEGQLRVTMQTGFGRPLQELAILEQGEIAGEMSHILDERCNATVKANTNTRLLYFSDKLFKTLLVRNHFFKENIEHIAFERRTENAALLNETNIAEPIWSEWFKEHSSSSHQELDSAAFPRGVEECELDTTAMRALGNIARKLKLFGDISVSELEEICNRISLLKIPKRVSILKQGKEGHTLYIIYRGTTSVVLNQRFPWRGTDVCTLGAGDIFGEMSLVRKTPCATTVVSDGPLQAFAIGADLFKSLYESNTHFKKAIDKMVYQRESSLSSLVA